A portion of the Halobacillus ihumii genome contains these proteins:
- a CDS encoding CotY/CotZ family spore coat protein, translated as MGCKERNYDVESCVCDILRDIKAAQDDVVGNNCCDSGCRQSIDDLVGGAGGGNGRDTIPVILYCKGTCKPFKGFGGKRCENGSDDFDIKESFFFRVKDVDDDCCATLELLLSPDEDEHCECKHDCPAEQATGDLSATGICITVDLDCFCHVTCLPAVSALF; from the coding sequence ATGGGCTGTAAAGAAAGAAATTATGATGTAGAAAGTTGTGTTTGCGATATCCTTAGAGATATCAAAGCGGCACAAGATGATGTAGTTGGTAACAACTGCTGTGATTCCGGATGCAGACAGTCTATCGATGACTTGGTTGGCGGTGCCGGCGGAGGAAATGGCCGTGATACCATCCCTGTTATTCTTTACTGCAAAGGAACATGTAAGCCATTTAAAGGGTTTGGAGGAAAGCGCTGCGAGAATGGCAGTGATGACTTTGATATCAAAGAAAGTTTCTTCTTCCGAGTGAAAGATGTAGACGACGATTGCTGCGCTACGTTGGAATTGCTTCTTTCTCCTGATGAAGACGAACATTGTGAATGCAAGCATGATTGCCCGGCAGAACAGGCGACAGGAGACTTAAGTGCTACCGGCATATGTATTACAGTTGATCTAGATTGCTTCTGCCACGTGACTTGCCTGCCAGCTGTTTCAGCACTATTTTAA
- a CDS encoding DUF1360 domain-containing protein, translating into MDMGWFAFIVLIFASFRFTRLVVDDLILEWARKPFEKVVTTTDSSGHSEEWREPRGIIGEFLHCHWCVGVWSAFLMIVIYYLIPYGEIVLLILAIAGLQSIIYEWSEH; encoded by the coding sequence ATGGATATGGGATGGTTTGCATTTATCGTATTAATCTTTGCCAGCTTTCGTTTTACAAGACTAGTCGTCGATGATCTTATTCTGGAATGGGCTCGCAAGCCGTTTGAAAAAGTAGTAACTACTACGGATTCAAGTGGTCATTCAGAGGAATGGAGGGAGCCAAGGGGGATAATCGGTGAATTCCTCCACTGTCATTGGTGTGTAGGGGTCTGGTCAGCTTTCCTTATGATTGTTATTTATTATTTGATTCCTTACGGTGAAATTGTTCTGCTGATATTAGCAATAGCCGGTCTCCAATCCATTATTTACGAATGGAGTGAGCACTGA